A stretch of Henckelia pumila isolate YLH828 chromosome 4, ASM3356847v2, whole genome shotgun sequence DNA encodes these proteins:
- the LOC140866126 gene encoding MYB-like transcription factor ETC3 isoform X1: MDKYKQKQPKIQSCKLKSSEDTEVSSIEWEFIDMTEQEEDIISRMHRLVGDRWGLIAGRVPGRKPEEIERFWLMRNNESFKDKRKIKKIS, translated from the exons ATGGATAAGTATAAACAAAAGCAACCCAAGATTCAAAGCTGTAAGCTCAAGTCTTCTGAAG ACACAGAGGTGAGCAGTATCGAGTGGGAATTCATAGACATGACTGAGCAAGAAGAAGACATCATTTCAAGAATGCATCGGCTCGTGGGAGACAG GTGGGGTTTGATCGCCGGAAGAGTTCCGGGCCGGAAACCGGAGGAGATCGAGAGGTTTTGGCTGATGAGAAACAACGAAAGTTTCAAAGACAAACGAAAGATTAAAAAGATTTCTtag
- the LOC140864449 gene encoding zinc finger CCCH domain-containing protein 1-like, translating into MADRDETPPQPQPSEQVCSFFRKTSKGKNIRKRTTVEEGEEGNEDSRIDKSVMFNKKKQIVADNKLHFSSGPTKRSLISEDEVEKTKATVFEFESSNEIQIHNDNRATSTLETETEFSRDARAIRERVLKQAAEALKKGNNNSDSGEKIYKGMHGYTDYKAGFRREQTVASEKAGGSHGPLRASAHIRVSARFDYQPDICKDYKETGYCGYGDSCKFMHDRGDYKSGWQLEKEWDEKEKARAKKMAMRLKDDDDEERGLEISDEEDENSLPFACFICREPFVDPVVTKCKHYFCEHCALKHHAKNKKCFVCNQPTNGIFNTAFEIRKRMAAEKK; encoded by the exons ATGGCGGATCGGGACGAGACTCCTCCGCAGCCTCAACCATCGGAACAAG TCTGCAGTTTCTTTAGGAAGACATCAAAGGGGAAGAACATTAGGAAAAGAACTACTGTAGAAGAGGGAGAGGAGGGAAATGAAGATTCTAGAATCGATAAGTCGGTGATGTTCAACAAGAAAAAGCAAATTGTGGCTGATAACAAGCTACACTTCTCTAGTGGACCCACCAAGCGATCTTTAATCTCAGAGGATGAGGTTGAAAAAACAAAAGCAACAGTTTTTGAATTTGAGTCCTCAAATGAAATACAGATTCATAATGATAATAGAGCAACATCCACCTTGGAAACAGAGACTGAATTCTCGAGAGATGCTCGGGCAATCAGAGAGAGGGTTCTAAAGCAAGCTGCAGAGGCTTTGAAAAAAGGGAACAACAACAGTGATAGTGGTGAAAAGATATATAAAGGCATGCATGGGTACACAGATTATAAGGCTGGGTTCCGGAGGGAGCAAACGGTAGCCAGTGAGAAAGCTGGTGGATCTCATGGACCTCTGAGAGCTTCTGCCCACATAAGAGTTTCCGCGAGGTTTGACTACCAACCGGACATTTGCAAGGATTATAAAGAGACTGGTTATTGTGGGTATGGAGATTCATGTAAGTTTATGCATGATCGGGGTGATTACAAGTCAGGTTGGCAGCTTGAGAAGGAGTGGGATGAAAAAGAGAAGGCAAGGGCCAAAAAAATGGCCATGAGACTGAAGGATGATGACGATGAGGAGAGGGGTCTAGAGATaagtgatgaagaagatgaaaattCACTACCTTTTGCATGTTTCATATGCAGAGAACCTTTTGTAGATCCTGTCGTGACAAAGTGCAAGCATTATTTTTGCGAGCATTGTGCATTGAAG CATCATGCAAAAAATAAGAAATGCTTCGTGTGCAACCAGCCGACAAATGGCATATTCAATACCGCCTTTGAGATACGCAAAAGAATGGCTGCTGAGAAGAAATGA
- the LOC140866126 gene encoding transcription factor TRY-like isoform X2 → MDKYKQKQPKIQSYTEVSSIEWEFIDMTEQEEDIISRMHRLVGDRWGLIAGRVPGRKPEEIERFWLMRNNESFKDKRKIKKIS, encoded by the exons ATGGATAAGTATAAACAAAAGCAACCCAAGATTCAAAGCT ACACAGAGGTGAGCAGTATCGAGTGGGAATTCATAGACATGACTGAGCAAGAAGAAGACATCATTTCAAGAATGCATCGGCTCGTGGGAGACAG GTGGGGTTTGATCGCCGGAAGAGTTCCGGGCCGGAAACCGGAGGAGATCGAGAGGTTTTGGCTGATGAGAAACAACGAAAGTTTCAAAGACAAACGAAAGATTAAAAAGATTTCTtag